From a single Candidatus Methylomirabilota bacterium genomic region:
- a CDS encoding DUF2442 domain-containing protein, translating into VSVPVSWYPRLAHGTPAERSNWRLLGRGEGIHWPDLDEDISVAGLLAGRPFGETQSSLQRWLKSRR; encoded by the coding sequence CGTCAGCGTGCCGGTATCGTGGTATCCACGGCTCGCGCACGGTACGCCGGCCGAACGGTCGAACTGGCGCCTGCTCGGCCGCGGAGAGGGCATTCATTGGCCGGATCTCGACGAAGACATCAGCGTTGCCGGTCTCTTGGCCGGGCGACCTTTCGGTGAAACCCAGAGCTCACTGCAAAGGTGGCTGAAATCGCGTCGATAG
- the fabG gene encoding 3-oxoacyl-ACP reductase FabG, with protein MSSDQSCAGKTVLVTGAQRGIGSAIALRFAAAGADVALNFLDDKAAAESTAAQITALGRRATTLAADIARPEEARRLVAEAERVLGPLDVLVNNAAIFPRAPFLDLTEDMWDAVLDTNLKATFVCAQEAARRMVAARRPGAIINISSGAPYRGSARATAYMASKLGIVGLTRGMARELAPHGIRVNAVAPGVTNTAMPRLGNTEDALMALGRNNPSGRLAEPDDIADVVVFLATDAARYVVGQLIHVNGGDYHG; from the coding sequence ATGAGCTCTGACCAGTCCTGTGCCGGAAAGACCGTTCTGGTGACGGGTGCCCAGCGAGGCATCGGCAGCGCGATCGCCCTGCGGTTCGCCGCCGCCGGCGCCGACGTGGCCCTCAACTTTCTCGACGACAAGGCGGCGGCCGAGTCCACGGCGGCGCAGATCACGGCCCTCGGCCGGCGGGCCACGACGCTCGCCGCCGACATCGCCAGGCCCGAGGAGGCGCGGCGCCTCGTGGCCGAGGCCGAGCGCGTCCTCGGCCCGCTCGACGTCCTCGTCAACAACGCGGCGATCTTCCCGCGCGCGCCGTTTCTCGACCTGACCGAGGACATGTGGGACGCCGTGCTCGACACCAACCTCAAGGCCACCTTCGTCTGCGCGCAGGAGGCGGCCCGGCGCATGGTGGCCGCGCGGCGGCCGGGGGCAATCATCAACATCTCGTCCGGCGCGCCCTACCGCGGCTCCGCGCGCGCCACGGCCTACATGGCCAGCAAGCTCGGCATCGTGGGGCTCACCCGCGGCATGGCCCGCGAGCTGGCGCCGCACGGCATCCGTGTCAACGCCGTCGCCCCCGGCGTCACGAACACCGCGATGCCGCGCCTGGGCAACACCGAGGACGCGCTGATGGCGCTCGGTCGCAACAACCCGAGCGGCCGCCTCGCCGAGCCGGACGACATCGCCGACGTCGTCGTGTTCCTGGCCACCGACGCCGCCCGCTACGTGGTCGGCCAGCTGATCCACGTCAACGGCGGCGACTATCACGGGTAG
- a CDS encoding thioredoxin family protein, which produces MTKHRTGTRKEWLAARLELLQAEKELTRRSDELARWRQELPWVRIDKGYRFETDEGSASLKDLFRGRSQLLVYHFMFGPDYAAGCATCSTIADGFDGFVVHLANHDVTLSAVSRAPLTKLQAYKRRMGWTFPWASSFGSDFNFDFGVGFTEEQQREGSIEYNYERGGHAMDATAIPQPVAENAAMAGTDVATYTRERPGMSAFVLEDGAVYHTYSTYARGLDGLWGMYQWLDRAPNGRNETGVWWRRHDEYDKRPA; this is translated from the coding sequence ATGACCAAGCACAGAACCGGGACACGCAAAGAGTGGCTCGCAGCGCGGCTGGAGCTGCTCCAGGCGGAGAAGGAGCTCACGCGGCGCAGCGACGAGCTGGCGCGGTGGCGGCAGGAGCTGCCGTGGGTGCGGATCGACAAGGGGTATCGATTCGAGACCGACGAGGGGAGCGCCTCGCTGAAAGACCTCTTCCGAGGGCGCTCGCAGCTTCTCGTCTATCACTTCATGTTCGGGCCCGACTACGCGGCGGGCTGTGCAACCTGCTCGACGATCGCCGACGGGTTCGACGGCTTCGTCGTCCATCTGGCCAACCACGACGTCACGCTCTCGGCGGTGTCGCGGGCGCCGCTCACGAAGCTGCAGGCGTACAAGCGGCGGATGGGGTGGACGTTTCCCTGGGCGTCCTCGTTCGGTAGCGACTTCAACTTCGACTTCGGCGTCGGGTTCACCGAGGAGCAACAGCGCGAGGGGAGCATCGAATACAACTACGAGCGGGGCGGCCACGCGATGGACGCGACGGCGATCCCGCAGCCGGTCGCCGAGAACGCGGCCATGGCCGGAACCGACGTGGCCACGTACACGCGCGAGAGGCCGGGCATGAGCGCGTTCGTGCTCGAGGACGGCGCCGTCTACCACACCTATTCCACCTATGCGCGCGGGCTGGACGGTCTCTGGGGCATGTACCAGTGGCTCGACCGCGCCCCCAACGGGCGCAACGAGACGGGCGTTTGGTGGCGCCGCCACGACGAGTACGACAAGCGCCCGGCCTGA
- the mazF gene encoding endoribonuclease MazF, whose translation MVVAAYVPARGDLIWLQFNPGSHEQAGHRPAVVISPSSYNRRVGLALCCPVTSQVKGYPFEVLLPQGLGVEGAILSDQIKSLDWRVRKARRIGNLPADLLQEAVGKILALVDPDATR comes from the coding sequence CTGGTAGTGGCGGCTTATGTGCCCGCGCGCGGGGATCTCATCTGGCTGCAGTTCAATCCAGGCAGCCACGAGCAGGCCGGCCATCGGCCCGCGGTAGTGATCTCTCCAAGTTCATACAACCGCCGCGTGGGATTGGCCCTCTGCTGCCCCGTCACCTCTCAGGTGAAGGGATACCCCTTCGAAGTGCTGCTTCCGCAGGGGCTTGGCGTCGAGGGGGCGATTCTCTCTGATCAGATCAAGAGCCTTGACTGGCGCGTGCGGAAGGCGAGGCGCATTGGCAATCTGCCAGCCGATCTGTTGCAAGAGGCAGTCGGCAAGATTCTCGCCCTCGTCGACCCAGACGCCACTCGCTAA
- a CDS encoding EthD family reductase, whose translation MIKSISLLTRKPHLTHEQFVKHWLEVHAPLAHAVPGIRRYVQSHIVEERRRPDIPATEVEIDGIAELWFDDREAMQRAMATPEAKALHADGALFIGRIKTFTVDENVIIPKP comes from the coding sequence GTGATCAAGAGCATCTCGCTGCTCACCCGCAAGCCGCACCTTACCCACGAGCAGTTCGTGAAGCACTGGCTCGAGGTGCACGCGCCGCTGGCCCACGCGGTGCCCGGGATCCGGCGCTACGTGCAGTCGCACATCGTGGAGGAGCGCCGCCGGCCCGACATCCCGGCCACCGAGGTCGAGATCGACGGCATCGCCGAGCTGTGGTTCGACGACCGCGAGGCGATGCAGCGGGCGATGGCCACGCCCGAGGCCAAGGCGCTGCACGCCGACGGCGCGCTCTTCATCGGGCGGATCAAGACCTTCACAGTCGACGAGAACGTCATCATCCCCAAGCCATGA
- a CDS encoding AbrB/MazE/SpoVT family DNA-binding domain-containing protein, translated as MQTKIQKWGNSLGLRIPRSFAVEAQVEEGATVDLSVENGRLLVRPLRVRKYSLNALLRKISRRNLHGEVSTGRAVGREAW; from the coding sequence ATGCAGACGAAGATCCAGAAGTGGGGTAACAGCCTCGGATTGCGGATTCCGCGGTCCTTCGCCGTCGAGGCCCAGGTGGAAGAAGGGGCCACCGTAGACCTGTCGGTGGAGAACGGTCGGCTCCTGGTCCGCCCGCTTCGAGTTCGCAAGTATTCGTTGAATGCGCTACTCCGGAAAATAAGCCGGCGAAACCTGCATGGCGAGGTCTCGACCGGTAGAGCAGTCGGCCGCGAGGCCTGGTAG
- a CDS encoding Uma2 family endonuclease, with product MGSALEREVTTRSWRRVEYERLVDLGVFAGERLELLDGVLVVREPQGSAHAAIATKVGQALARAFGDGWHTRLHSPLALGEHSEPEPDVAVVAGAPEDYLAAHPSTAALVVEVADASLRLDRRFKAALYARAGLPEYWIVNLPDRVLEVYRDPHPPADPADDWSYRSLATLPTPGQVTPLAAPHARILVADLLS from the coding sequence ATGGGCTCGGCCCTCGAACGGGAAGTCACCACCAGGTCGTGGCGTCGTGTCGAGTACGAGCGGCTCGTCGATCTCGGCGTCTTCGCCGGCGAGCGTCTGGAGCTGCTCGACGGCGTGCTCGTGGTGCGCGAGCCCCAGGGGAGCGCCCACGCCGCCATCGCCACCAAGGTCGGCCAGGCCCTGGCAAGGGCGTTCGGCGACGGATGGCACACGCGCCTGCACTCCCCGCTGGCGCTAGGAGAGCACTCCGAGCCCGAGCCCGACGTCGCCGTCGTCGCCGGCGCGCCCGAGGACTACCTCGCCGCCCATCCTTCGACGGCCGCGCTCGTGGTCGAGGTCGCCGATGCCAGCCTGCGGCTGGACCGACGGTTCAAGGCCGCGCTCTACGCGCGAGCTGGCCTGCCCGAGTACTGGATCGTGAATCTCCCCGATCGCGTCCTCGAGGTCTATCGTGACCCGCACCCGCCGGCCGACCCGGCTGACGATTGGAGCTATCGCTCGCTGGCCACCCTGCCCACGCCCGGCCAGGTGACGCCGCTGGCGGCGCCGCACGCCCGGATCCTCGTCGCCGACCTGCTCTCCTGA
- a CDS encoding Uma2 family endonuclease, giving the protein MGKLLTRRRFTVDEYHRMGETGILPEDSRLELIRGDIVLREPIGAYHAGTVGRLTRLFTSRLGDRAMVFVQNPVQFPQEDTELQPDVALLRPRADFYTSRHPEAADVLLLIEVADTTLRLDRRVKLPLYARVGVQEVWLLDLTTQQLEVRREPRGDRYGSVRILGRGQRVCPEAFPDLSVDVADLVG; this is encoded by the coding sequence ATGGGCAAGCTCCTGACCCGGCGGCGGTTCACGGTCGACGAGTACCACCGGATGGGCGAGACCGGCATCCTTCCCGAGGACAGCCGCCTCGAGCTGATCCGTGGCGACATCGTCCTTCGCGAACCGATTGGCGCGTATCATGCCGGCACCGTGGGGCGCCTCACCCGCCTGTTCACGTCGCGCCTCGGAGACCGGGCGATGGTGTTCGTCCAGAACCCGGTGCAGTTCCCGCAGGAGGATACCGAGCTGCAGCCCGATGTGGCGCTGCTCCGCCCGCGCGCCGATTTCTACACGAGCAGGCATCCGGAGGCGGCCGACGTGCTGCTGCTCATCGAGGTCGCCGACACGACGCTCCGGCTGGATCGCCGCGTCAAGCTTCCGCTCTACGCGCGGGTCGGGGTCCAGGAGGTCTGGCTGCTCGATCTGACCACCCAGCAGCTCGAGGTCCGTCGCGAGCCCCGGGGTGACCGCTACGGGAGCGTGCGGATCCTCGGGCGCGGCCAGCGCGTCTGCCCCGAGGCGTTTCCGGATCTCTCCGTCGACGTCGCCGATCTCGTCGGCTGA